Proteins encoded by one window of candidate division TA06 bacterium:
- the thrS gene encoding threonine--tRNA ligase produces MKNIEVKLPGGVVKQYPTGIRLSQVLNELGGDLNGRALAAAVNGEVTDLSRELQDDSQVRFFAFDCEEGKAAYWHSTSHIMAQAVKELFPEAKLGIGPPISEGFYYDFDVEKPFSTEDLKKIEKRMHEIAKEDLPFQRREVSKEEARALFKEKNEPYKIELLEGLEGQVSLYEHDDFVDLCKGPHVPSTGRIKSFQLLSAAGAYWRGDEANKMLQRIYGIAFENEEDLQKHIELLEEAKKRDHRRLGTELDLFSIHEETGAGLVYWHPKGALILELIRDFWREEHWKRGYQLVSTPHIASGRLWRSSGHLDFFGENMYVFDVDEVPYALKPMNCPMHVVIYKTRVRSYRDLPLRFAELGTVYRKEKSGVLHGTLRVRGFTQDDAHIFCMPEQLVEELVGVVELAKYMMSSFGFKEYKVNLSVRDLAQKEKYMGSDEDWKKAESALIEALKKADLPYHRAEGEAIFYGPKIDIDLLDALGRHWQATTIQFDFNLPERFGITYMGKDGKEHTPYMIHRAILGALERFVGTLLEHYAGALPVWLSPVQAKVMSITDGQASYANSVSERLKSEGLRVEPDVRNEKIGHKIREGEKEKIPYMLIVGKKEVETGKVSLRRRHEGVKGVMSVEEFLKLAGEEISSKV; encoded by the coding sequence ATGAAAAACATAGAAGTAAAACTTCCCGGCGGAGTCGTCAAACAATACCCGACCGGGATTAGATTGTCTCAAGTCCTGAACGAGCTTGGCGGCGACCTGAACGGGAGAGCTCTTGCGGCAGCCGTGAATGGTGAGGTGACAGACCTGTCCAGGGAGCTTCAGGATGATTCGCAGGTTCGCTTCTTCGCCTTTGACTGCGAAGAAGGGAAGGCTGCATATTGGCACAGCACGTCTCATATTATGGCGCAGGCGGTCAAGGAACTCTTTCCTGAGGCAAAGCTGGGGATAGGCCCTCCCATTTCTGAGGGGTTCTATTACGATTTTGATGTGGAGAAACCGTTTTCGACGGAAGACCTCAAGAAAATCGAAAAAAGGATGCACGAGATTGCAAAGGAGGATCTACCATTCCAGAGGAGAGAGGTGAGCAAGGAGGAAGCCCGAGCTTTGTTCAAAGAGAAGAATGAGCCCTACAAGATCGAGCTGCTCGAAGGCTTAGAAGGACAGGTTTCACTCTACGAACATGACGATTTCGTTGACCTGTGCAAGGGACCTCATGTCCCATCAACAGGAAGGATAAAGTCTTTCCAGCTCCTGTCAGCTGCCGGAGCTTACTGGCGTGGAGATGAAGCAAACAAGATGTTACAGAGAATCTACGGCATCGCATTTGAGAATGAAGAGGATTTGCAGAAGCACATCGAGCTTCTGGAAGAGGCGAAGAAGAGAGATCACAGAAGGCTTGGCACGGAACTAGACCTCTTCTCAATCCATGAGGAGACGGGAGCCGGGCTCGTCTACTGGCACCCTAAAGGTGCACTCATTCTTGAGTTGATAAGGGATTTCTGGAGGGAGGAGCACTGGAAGAGAGGGTATCAACTCGTCTCCACTCCTCACATAGCAAGTGGCAGGCTGTGGCGTTCCTCAGGCCATCTCGATTTTTTTGGAGAGAACATGTACGTGTTTGATGTGGATGAAGTGCCCTATGCTTTGAAACCCATGAACTGCCCCATGCACGTGGTCATATACAAGACCAGGGTGAGAAGCTACAGGGATCTCCCTCTAAGGTTTGCTGAGCTGGGGACTGTTTACAGGAAAGAGAAGTCTGGAGTTCTCCACGGCACATTGAGGGTGAGAGGGTTCACTCAGGATGACGCGCACATCTTCTGCATGCCCGAGCAGCTTGTGGAGGAACTTGTCGGGGTGGTGGAGCTTGCAAAGTACATGATGTCCTCGTTCGGGTTCAAAGAGTACAAGGTGAATCTCTCTGTCAGGGACCTGGCACAGAAGGAAAAGTATATGGGAAGCGACGAGGATTGGAAGAAGGCAGAATCTGCTTTGATAGAAGCTCTTAAGAAGGCAGACCTGCCCTATCACAGGGCTGAGGGAGAGGCCATTTTCTATGGACCAAAGATAGACATAGACTTGCTCGATGCTCTTGGGCGGCACTGGCAGGCGACGACAATTCAATTCGATTTCAATCTTCCCGAGCGGTTTGGCATAACCTATATGGGAAAGGACGGAAAAGAGCATACTCCCTACATGATCCACAGGGCCATACTGGGCGCGCTTGAGCGGTTCGTCGGAACCCTGCTGGAACACTATGCTGGCGCTCTACCTGTCTGGCTTTCGCCAGTCCAGGCGAAAGTAATGTCCATAACTGACGGGCAAGCCTCTTACGCTAATTCTGTTTCTGAGAGGCTGAAGAGCGAAGGGTTAAGGGTTGAACCTGATGTGAGAAACGAAAAGATTGGCCACAAGATCAGAGAGGGAGAAAAGGAGAAAATTCCATACATGCTCATAGTTGGCAAGAAGGAGGTTGAAACCGGGAAGGTTTCCCTGAGGAGGCGGCACGAAGGGGTTAAGGGCGTGATGAGTGTTGAAGAGTTCTTGAAACTTGCCGGTGAAGAGATTTCCAGCAAAGTCTAA
- a CDS encoding bifunctional 5,10-methylene-tetrahydrofolate dehydrogenase/5,10-methylene-tetrahydrofolate cyclohydrolase, giving the protein MSATIISGTELAQSLRKEISVEAETLSQRGITPGLGVVLVGDDPASISYVRGKEKACAQVGIYTETLRMAAETSQETVLGTLAEMNQNSKFHGILVQLPLPSHIDEMRVIESILPLKDVDGFHPANLGRLMIGKPRFKPATPAGIVELLLRSGNSPEGKSVVIVGRSNIVGKPLANLLIQKCEGGNATVTICHTKTQNLGSYTSRADILVVAAGKPNTVSGSMIKSGAVVIDVGVNRVPDSSKKKGYRLVGDVDFESAKEVARAITPVPGGIGPMTITMLLKNTVHAAKLQARELTETNSERKE; this is encoded by the coding sequence ATGTCGGCGACGATAATAAGCGGGACTGAACTGGCTCAAAGCCTGAGAAAAGAGATAAGTGTAGAGGCGGAGACACTCTCTCAAAGAGGGATAACACCCGGACTGGGAGTCGTACTGGTCGGCGATGATCCTGCCTCAATATCCTACGTTAGGGGGAAAGAGAAGGCATGCGCGCAGGTGGGCATCTATACTGAGACTTTGAGGATGGCTGCCGAGACCAGCCAGGAAACTGTTCTGGGAACTCTCGCAGAGATGAATCAGAACAGCAAGTTCCACGGTATTCTGGTTCAGCTTCCCTTACCCAGCCACATAGATGAGATGCGTGTCATCGAATCGATTCTGCCACTGAAAGATGTTGATGGATTCCATCCAGCAAATCTGGGGAGGCTGATGATAGGTAAGCCGAGATTCAAACCGGCAACCCCGGCAGGGATAGTTGAACTTCTGCTTCGCAGTGGGAACAGCCCGGAAGGGAAATCCGTGGTGATAGTTGGAAGGAGCAACATCGTTGGCAAGCCGCTTGCGAATCTTCTCATCCAGAAGTGTGAGGGCGGGAATGCCACAGTAACTATCTGCCATACCAAGACTCAGAATTTGGGTTCATATACTTCCCGGGCTGACATACTGGTGGTTGCAGCCGGGAAGCCGAACACAGTTTCTGGCAGCATGATAAAGTCAGGTGCTGTCGTAATTGACGTAGGCGTAAACCGCGTTCCAGACTCATCTAAGAAAAAAGGATACAGACTTGTCGGTGATGTGGATTTCGAATCTGCCAAGGAAGTTGCCAGAGCGATAACCCCTGTGCCGGGTGGAATAGGTCCGATGACAATTACCATGCTTCTTAAGAATACTGTACATGCAGCGAAACTGCAGGCAAGAGAACTGACCGAGACCAACAGCGAACGGAAAGAATAG
- a CDS encoding TIGR00282 family metallophosphoesterase: MRLLFIGDIFGRPGRKMAQAAVPLIREKESVDLVVANAENAAGGNGLTKKVVEELYSAGIDCLTSGNHHWDKREILEYVQDDGRLLRPLNYPPGTPGQGSVVLNLDSGRTCGIVSLVGRLFMKSVDCPFRAAEEEAARMMKLTSTVVVDFHAEATAEKQALGHYMDGKVSAVLGTHTHVQTADERILPGGTAYITDVGMTGPFDSCIGIRKDQAIEKFLRQLPRKFDVAKRDVRLNGVIIDLGDDGKARAIRRFEMCWDEVVNVGDDNKRD; the protein is encoded by the coding sequence GTGCGTCTTCTCTTCATAGGCGATATCTTCGGAAGGCCCGGTCGCAAAATGGCTCAAGCTGCGGTTCCATTGATCAGGGAGAAGGAGTCAGTGGACCTTGTGGTGGCTAACGCGGAGAATGCCGCTGGGGGAAATGGGCTGACGAAAAAGGTTGTGGAGGAGCTTTATTCTGCGGGGATAGACTGTCTTACCAGTGGTAACCACCACTGGGATAAACGAGAGATACTCGAGTACGTGCAGGACGATGGAAGACTGCTACGACCTCTCAACTACCCTCCGGGTACCCCTGGCCAGGGATCTGTCGTACTGAATCTTGATTCAGGCAGAACCTGCGGAATTGTGTCCCTGGTAGGCCGCCTGTTCATGAAATCTGTCGATTGCCCGTTCAGGGCCGCAGAGGAGGAAGCGGCAAGGATGATGAAGTTGACCAGCACCGTAGTCGTCGATTTCCATGCCGAAGCTACCGCGGAGAAACAAGCGCTGGGCCACTACATGGATGGAAAAGTCTCTGCAGTGCTGGGTACCCACACCCATGTCCAGACCGCGGACGAGAGGATTCTGCCCGGGGGAACAGCCTACATTACGGATGTGGGTATGACAGGTCCGTTCGACTCATGTATTGGCATAAGAAAGGACCAGGCGATCGAGAAGTTTCTCCGTCAGCTTCCAAGGAAGTTTGATGTGGCAAAGAGAGATGTTAGACTGAATGGTGTCATAATTGACCTGGGCGATGATGGGAAAGCCCGAGCAATAAGAAGATTCGAAATGTGCTGGGACGAGGTTGTCAATGTCGGCGACGATAATAAGCGGGACTGA
- a CDS encoding translation initiation factor IF-3: MEKPRVNERIRVPKVRVVGADGVQIGIIDTKDAMARAREAGLDLVEVAPVAEPPVCKIMDFGKYKYEEAKKERAAKRKAHAFHLKELTLRPKIEEHDYQVKLKHLRSFLTAHSKVKITLKFRGREMAHLDLGKKVLDRLVKDSEDLGSVEHPLKVEGKRMIIVLAPKMQKK, from the coding sequence TTGGAGAAGCCAAGGGTCAATGAAAGGATAAGGGTTCCCAAGGTGAGAGTGGTAGGGGCGGATGGGGTACAGATAGGGATAATTGATACCAAAGACGCGATGGCAAGAGCAAGGGAGGCAGGGCTTGATCTGGTTGAGGTAGCACCAGTTGCCGAACCTCCCGTCTGTAAGATAATGGATTTTGGGAAGTACAAGTACGAGGAAGCCAAGAAGGAGAGGGCGGCGAAAAGGAAAGCGCACGCATTCCATCTGAAAGAATTGACCTTAAGGCCCAAGATTGAGGAACACGACTATCAGGTGAAACTGAAACATTTGCGCAGCTTCCTGACAGCACACAGCAAGGTTAAGATAACCTTGAAGTTTAGAGGGAGGGAGATGGCGCATCTCGATCTCGGGAAGAAGGTGCTTGACAGACTCGTCAAGGATTCAGAAGATCTCGGTTCTGTTGAGCATCCACTCAAGGTTGAAGGCAAGCGCATGATTATTGTATTGGCTCCGAAGATGCAGAAGAAATAG
- the xseA gene encoding exodeoxyribonuclease VII large subunit, with product MGAEKVYKVSEITRQLRSLLEDAFPEVWVVGEVSNFKPHSSGHIYFSLKDEASELKCVMFRRDAESLSFTPIDGMKVKSLGRITVYEKRGFYQLQVLFLMPAGVGELALAFEKMKARLQAEGLFDEEKKKSLPPFPARIGVVTSSTGAALRDILNILRRRWPFLTVVLRPARVQGEGASADIAEAIDDLNEYGEVDLIIVGRGGGSIEDLWAFNEEVVARAINRSTKPVVSAVGHEVDYTIADFVADLRAPTPSAAAEIVVPNKREILSQLDSLVKRGTRASFARISDLKRKLQALARSYGLRRPQDLVMESWQSLDELQRRGSTAIRHRLEILGGKISALEARLKSAGPEATLSRGYCICLKLPQKELVRNSSVLSKSDGVSLKFAEGSAKCIVEEVGA from the coding sequence TTGGGTGCTGAGAAGGTCTACAAGGTAAGTGAGATAACCAGGCAGCTCAGGAGTCTGCTTGAAGACGCCTTCCCCGAGGTTTGGGTGGTGGGTGAAGTGAGCAATTTCAAACCACATTCTTCTGGTCATATCTACTTCTCCCTGAAAGATGAGGCTAGTGAACTGAAATGTGTCATGTTCAGGAGAGACGCAGAGTCCTTGAGCTTCACCCCTATTGATGGCATGAAGGTGAAGTCGTTAGGCCGCATAACAGTATATGAGAAGAGGGGTTTCTACCAGTTGCAGGTTCTCTTCCTCATGCCTGCTGGGGTTGGAGAGCTGGCCCTGGCCTTCGAAAAGATGAAGGCGAGGCTCCAGGCAGAGGGCCTCTTTGATGAGGAAAAGAAGAAGAGTCTGCCTCCGTTTCCTGCCCGCATCGGTGTGGTAACCTCTTCCACAGGTGCTGCCCTGAGAGACATATTGAACATCCTCAGGAGAAGGTGGCCCTTCCTGACAGTCGTTCTCCGCCCAGCAAGAGTGCAGGGGGAGGGTGCATCAGCGGACATTGCAGAGGCAATTGACGATCTGAATGAGTACGGAGAAGTGGACCTGATCATAGTGGGGAGAGGAGGAGGTTCAATAGAAGACCTCTGGGCATTCAACGAGGAAGTTGTGGCAAGAGCCATTAACCGATCAACGAAACCTGTTGTCTCTGCTGTTGGTCATGAGGTAGACTATACGATTGCCGATTTCGTTGCTGACCTGAGAGCCCCCACTCCTTCGGCAGCCGCAGAAATAGTCGTCCCGAACAAACGGGAGATCCTCTCGCAACTGGATAGTCTTGTCAAAAGAGGCACGCGAGCCTCTTTTGCACGGATTAGTGACCTGAAAAGGAAACTCCAGGCACTGGCCAGAAGTTATGGATTGAGGAGGCCTCAGGATTTGGTCATGGAGAGCTGGCAGAGTCTGGATGAACTACAGAGGAGAGGTTCCACGGCCATCAGACACCGGCTTGAGATTCTGGGCGGGAAGATCTCCGCACTGGAGGCGAGGTTGAAAAGTGCCGGACCTGAAGCGACCCTTTCCAGAGGCTACTGCATATGCCTCAAACTTCCACAGAAGGAATTGGTGAGAAATTCCTCAGTACTGAGCAAGAGCGATGGTGTCTCTTTGAAATTCGCTGAGGGGAGCGCGAAATGTATTGTTGAAGAGGTGGGGGCCTGA
- a CDS encoding cell division protein ZapA translates to MKMQDEKEKPVSVRIMDSEYSVSGSVDEEYTKEIARYVDEKMRQIASKHPYPSSAKVAILAALNIADELFDEKKARSQLKEELSRRARVMAQALEQRLSTAP, encoded by the coding sequence ATGAAGATGCAAGATGAAAAGGAAAAGCCAGTAAGTGTAAGAATCATGGATAGTGAATACTCAGTCAGTGGAAGTGTGGACGAGGAGTACACTAAAGAGATTGCCAGATACGTTGATGAGAAGATGCGGCAGATTGCGAGTAAGCATCCCTATCCATCCTCGGCAAAAGTGGCAATACTGGCGGCTCTCAACATTGCAGATGAGCTGTTTGATGAAAAGAAAGCCAGGTCACAGCTTAAAGAAGAGCTGTCAAGGAGAGCCAGAGTAATGGCGCAGGCGCTTGAGCAGAGGCTCTCTACTGCTCCTTGA
- the xseB gene encoding exodeoxyribonuclease VII small subunit: MRDLTFEDAMNRLEEIVAEIESGEVGLDRSIELCEEASRLVKTLKKRLTDAELKVKELTRDEQGELKVDEEKEEGGC; encoded by the coding sequence ATGCGCGATTTGACCTTTGAAGATGCAATGAACAGGCTGGAGGAGATCGTTGCAGAAATAGAGTCCGGGGAAGTTGGTCTTGACCGCTCGATAGAGCTGTGCGAGGAAGCGTCCAGACTGGTGAAAACTCTGAAGAAAAGGCTGACCGATGCGGAGCTAAAGGTGAAAGAACTGACAAGGGATGAACAGGGCGAACTGAAGGTTGATGAAGAAAAGGAGGAGGGGGGGTGTTAG
- the rny gene encoding ribonuclease Y, whose translation MDISLLSVLTSMGIAALFFILGFFVNRKIGELKLYNAKKMAGNIVEEAKKEAESYKREAALEARDKMYKAKLGFEKDTAKKKRELQNIERKLADRESNVERKSDLLARKERETQRRERDLALKERTVKAKDERYKQLLEEENAKLERIAGMTAEQAKQRLMANLEAQARYEAAQMIKEIKDKARESAEGDAKEIITSAIQRCATDHVVESTVSVVSLPNEEMKGRIIGREGRNIRAFETATGIEVIIDDTPEAVSLSGFDPVRRETARLALETLVADGRIHPARIEEIVAKTEKQVEELIDKTGEETLLEMGIPDAHPEVARLLGRLKYRTSYGQNVLQHSKEVAYICGLMAGELDFDGAIARRAGLLHDLGKAVDQSHEGTHAKIGAELARKYGESDLIINAILAHHEDTEPTSAIATLVAAADAVSGARPGARRETLEAYIKRLEKLEEIANSFRGVDNAYAIQAGREIRIIVQPEEISDVQAGELSSMIAKRIEAELKYPGQIKVTVIREMRAVGYAK comes from the coding sequence GTGGACATAAGTCTTCTTTCAGTACTTACAAGTATGGGAATTGCGGCACTATTTTTCATTCTGGGTTTCTTTGTAAACAGGAAGATCGGCGAGCTGAAGCTGTACAATGCAAAGAAGATGGCTGGGAACATCGTTGAGGAGGCGAAGAAAGAGGCAGAGAGCTATAAGAGGGAGGCAGCCCTTGAGGCCAGAGACAAGATGTACAAGGCCAAGTTGGGATTTGAAAAGGACACTGCAAAGAAAAAGAGAGAGTTGCAGAATATTGAAAGGAAGCTCGCCGACAGAGAGAGCAATGTCGAACGCAAGAGCGACCTGCTTGCCAGAAAAGAGAGGGAGACGCAGAGAAGAGAGAGGGATCTTGCCCTCAAAGAGAGGACTGTGAAGGCGAAGGATGAAAGGTACAAGCAGCTTCTGGAAGAAGAGAATGCAAAATTGGAGAGGATAGCGGGGATGACTGCAGAGCAAGCCAAGCAGAGATTGATGGCAAACCTGGAGGCGCAAGCGAGGTATGAAGCTGCACAGATGATCAAAGAGATAAAGGACAAGGCAAGGGAGTCTGCGGAAGGGGACGCAAAGGAGATAATCACTTCTGCCATCCAACGGTGTGCAACCGACCACGTGGTCGAGTCGACTGTCTCGGTTGTCTCCTTGCCAAACGAAGAGATGAAAGGAAGAATCATCGGGAGAGAAGGGAGAAACATCAGGGCTTTCGAGACTGCAACCGGTATTGAGGTCATAATAGATGACACCCCTGAAGCTGTCTCCCTGTCCGGGTTTGATCCGGTACGAAGAGAAACTGCAAGACTGGCGCTGGAGACTCTGGTCGCAGATGGACGCATACATCCTGCAAGGATAGAAGAGATAGTGGCCAAGACGGAAAAGCAGGTTGAGGAATTGATAGACAAGACCGGAGAGGAAACGCTGCTGGAAATGGGGATCCCGGATGCCCATCCCGAGGTTGCCAGGCTTCTGGGGAGGCTGAAATACAGGACAAGTTATGGACAGAATGTTCTTCAGCACTCCAAGGAGGTAGCTTATATATGTGGCCTGATGGCGGGTGAACTCGATTTCGATGGCGCTATTGCCAGAAGGGCTGGTTTGCTGCATGATCTGGGAAAGGCCGTTGACCAGAGCCATGAGGGGACACACGCAAAGATTGGTGCAGAGCTTGCCAGGAAGTATGGAGAAAGTGATCTGATAATCAATGCGATACTCGCTCATCATGAGGACACAGAGCCCACGTCAGCGATAGCCACACTGGTTGCGGCTGCGGATGCTGTCTCAGGAGCACGTCCGGGAGCAAGGAGGGAGACGCTAGAGGCCTACATCAAGAGGCTCGAAAAGCTGGAGGAGATAGCGAACTCCTTCAGAGGTGTGGATAATGCTTACGCAATTCAGGCTGGTAGAGAGATAAGAATAATCGTTCAGCCTGAGGAGATATCCGATGTGCAGGCCGGGGAGCTTTCTTCGATGATTGCAAAGAGGATTGAAGCTGAACTGAAGTATCCTGGCCAGATAAAGGTGACGGTAATAAGAGAGATGAGGGCTGTTGGATACGCCAAGTAG
- a CDS encoding replication-associated recombination protein A, producing the protein MEEKIDLFEEESGGRTRAPLAARMRPRNLDEFVGQSHILGKGKLLRRMIEADRLSSLILYGPPGCGKSSLAYAITDMTTSHIKRINATTSGASEIRAICTMAERRRTVLLVDEISHFNKLQQDGLLAAVEEGNVILIGTTVYNPFFSIIPALNSRSHIFELKPLSVDEIKELIKRAINDKERGLGEYRTGMADDALNHLARFSGGDARKALNALEIGALSTSAVNGVVEFTLEVAEDSMQKMFFRYDTDEHYDTISAFIKSMRGSDPDASLYWLAKMIACGEDPRFIARRICICASEDVGNADPMATVLASAALHIVETIGLPEAGITLAQATTYVASAPKSNASYVGYREATTDVESSRTMEVPQNLKEAGYSGARRLKRGESYRYPHAASTGFVEQEYTPEKRTYYRPTDRGYEKKIQEYLRNLRAEE; encoded by the coding sequence ATGGAAGAGAAGATAGATCTTTTTGAGGAAGAAAGTGGTGGTCGGACCAGAGCTCCTCTGGCCGCAAGAATGAGGCCCAGAAATCTTGATGAGTTCGTAGGACAGTCTCACATCCTTGGTAAGGGCAAGCTGTTAAGGAGAATGATAGAGGCTGACCGACTCAGTTCGCTCATTCTTTATGGCCCTCCTGGATGCGGCAAGAGTTCCCTTGCCTACGCCATAACGGACATGACCACATCCCACATCAAGAGAATCAACGCGACCACCTCTGGCGCGTCTGAAATCAGGGCAATCTGCACGATGGCGGAGCGGCGAAGGACCGTACTTCTGGTTGATGAGATAAGCCACTTCAACAAGCTCCAGCAGGACGGCCTTCTGGCTGCGGTGGAGGAAGGAAATGTGATACTGATAGGTACCACTGTGTACAACCCTTTCTTCTCCATCATTCCGGCACTCAACTCCAGGTCGCACATATTTGAGCTGAAGCCTCTGTCCGTTGATGAGATAAAGGAGCTTATCAAGCGCGCTATCAATGACAAGGAGAGGGGTCTGGGGGAATACAGAACAGGAATGGCCGATGACGCATTGAACCACCTGGCAAGGTTTTCGGGCGGCGATGCGAGAAAGGCGTTGAATGCGCTAGAGATCGGCGCACTGTCCACCTCTGCTGTAAACGGTGTGGTGGAGTTTACGCTCGAGGTGGCAGAGGACTCTATGCAGAAGATGTTCTTTCGCTACGACACGGATGAACACTACGACACGATTTCTGCTTTCATAAAATCGATGCGCGGTTCGGATCCAGATGCCTCCCTCTACTGGCTGGCCAAGATGATAGCCTGCGGCGAGGATCCCAGGTTCATAGCAAGAAGAATCTGCATCTGCGCATCAGAGGATGTCGGTAACGCAGACCCGATGGCAACTGTTCTGGCCTCCGCAGCCCTGCACATTGTGGAAACAATAGGTCTGCCTGAAGCAGGAATAACGCTAGCCCAGGCTACCACGTACGTTGCGAGCGCTCCAAAAAGCAACGCATCCTACGTGGGCTACAGGGAGGCCACAACAGACGTGGAAAGTTCAAGGACGATGGAGGTTCCTCAAAACCTGAAGGAGGCAGGATACTCTGGAGCTCGAAGGCTGAAGAGGGGAGAGAGCTACAGGTATCCGCACGCCGCCTCAACGGGTTTTGTCGAACAGGAGTACACCCCAGAGAAGAGAACCTACTATCGTCCGACAGATAGAGGATATGAAAAAAAGATTCAAGAGTATCTTCGAAATCTACGGGCAGAAGAGTGA
- a CDS encoding cell division protein ZapB — protein MDSEIKDIDILEKRIGGAVKLIDGLKKREDDLKNRLRILEDENRLLKDQSKSLSRGREEARVKVQALLEKLKLAEE, from the coding sequence GTGGATTCGGAGATAAAAGACATTGACATACTGGAGAAGAGGATCGGGGGCGCCGTAAAATTGATAGATGGTTTGAAGAAAAGGGAGGATGATCTAAAGAACAGATTGCGGATCCTCGAGGATGAGAACAGACTCCTCAAGGATCAAAGCAAGAGCCTTTCAAGAGGTCGTGAAGAAGCAAGAGTTAAAGTGCAGGCTCTGCTCGAAAAGCTGAAGCTTGCAGAGGAGTAG
- the rpmI gene encoding 50S ribosomal protein L35: MPKLKTRRSVAKRLKKTAKGKFKRQKAYHSHILTKKTRARKRSLRKKTIVKGPEKKKLKRMVPFIGK, from the coding sequence ATGCCAAAGTTGAAAACGAGAAGATCTGTAGCAAAGAGGCTGAAGAAGACTGCAAAAGGGAAGTTCAAGCGTCAGAAGGCCTATCATAGCCACATCTTGACCAAGAAGACGAGGGCCAGGAAGAGAAGCCTGAGAAAGAAGACAATTGTGAAGGGACCTGAGAAGAAGAAGCTCAAAAGAATGGTGCCCTTCATAGGAAAATAA
- the rplT gene encoding 50S ribosomal protein L20: MARVRKGPAAKARKKRWLKAAKGYWGGRSRLYRTAREAVMKSWSYSYRDRKKKKGDFRRLWIIRINAAAREHDLSYSAFMYGLKKANIALDRKSLADIAVNDTKGFAKLAELAKSGE, translated from the coding sequence TTGGCCAGGGTTAGGAAAGGCCCGGCCGCCAAAGCAAGAAAAAAAAGGTGGCTGAAGGCAGCAAAAGGATACTGGGGAGGCAGAAGCAGACTCTACAGGACTGCTCGAGAAGCAGTGATGAAGTCGTGGTCCTATTCGTACAGAGATAGGAAGAAGAAGAAGGGTGATTTCAGGCGGTTGTGGATAATCAGGATAAACGCCGCGGCGAGGGAGCACGACTTATCATACAGTGCATTCATGTATGGTCTCAAGAAGGCGAACATTGCTCTTGATAGAAAGTCGCTGGCCGACATAGCAGTCAACGACACCAAAGGCTTCGCCAAACTGGCAGAGTTGGCAAAGAGCGGAGAATGA